The following proteins are encoded in a genomic region of Streptomyces lunaelactis:
- a CDS encoding ATP-binding cassette domain-containing protein: MPGAIYAEGLVKTFGDVRALDGVDLDVPEGTVLGLLGPNGAGKTTAVRVLTTLLRPDSGTAVVAGIDVLKHPNEVRRCIGLSGQFAAVDEYLTGRENLQMVGQLYQMSARDAKARAVELLERFNLADAADRPAKTYSGGMRRRLDLAAALVVSPPVMFMDEPTTGLDPRNRQQLWEVIEELVSGGTTLLLTTQYLEEADHLAHDICVIDHGKVIARGTADQLKAQTGGERVEVVVHQPDQIAPARTVLERFALGGAGEIAVAEHTRKLTIPVTGGAKLLAEVIRELDGRGVEIDDIGLRRPTLDDVFISLTGHRAELEDEENGGAAGAEDATGAKTKKTRKETAK, translated from the coding sequence ATGCCAGGCGCCATCTACGCCGAAGGTCTGGTGAAGACCTTCGGTGATGTACGGGCTCTGGACGGCGTCGACCTCGACGTTCCGGAAGGCACGGTCCTGGGACTTCTCGGCCCCAACGGAGCCGGCAAGACCACCGCCGTGCGCGTACTGACCACCTTGCTGCGGCCCGACAGCGGTACGGCCGTCGTCGCCGGTATCGACGTCCTGAAGCACCCGAACGAAGTCCGCCGCTGCATCGGCCTGTCCGGTCAGTTCGCCGCGGTCGACGAGTATCTGACGGGTCGGGAGAACCTTCAGATGGTCGGCCAGCTCTACCAGATGAGCGCGCGCGACGCGAAGGCCCGGGCGGTCGAGCTGCTCGAGCGCTTCAACCTCGCCGACGCCGCCGACCGCCCCGCCAAGACGTACTCCGGAGGTATGCGCCGCCGGCTCGACCTCGCCGCCGCCCTGGTCGTCTCCCCGCCCGTGATGTTCATGGACGAGCCCACCACCGGACTCGACCCGCGCAACCGGCAGCAGCTGTGGGAAGTCATCGAAGAACTGGTCAGTGGCGGTACGACGCTGCTGCTCACCACGCAGTACCTCGAAGAGGCCGACCACCTGGCCCATGACATCTGCGTCATCGACCACGGCAAGGTCATCGCCCGCGGCACCGCCGACCAGCTCAAGGCCCAGACGGGCGGCGAGCGCGTCGAGGTCGTCGTGCACCAGCCCGACCAGATCGCCCCCGCCCGCACCGTGCTGGAGCGGTTCGCCCTGGGCGGCGCCGGCGAGATCGCCGTCGCCGAGCACACCCGCAAGCTGACCATCCCGGTCACCGGCGGCGCCAAGCTGCTCGCCGAGGTCATCCGCGAACTGGACGGCCGCGGCGTCGAGATCGACGACATCGGCCTGCGCCGCCCCACCCTCGACGATGTCTTCATCTCCCTCACCGGCCACCGGGCCGAGCTCGAGGACGAGGAGAACGGCGGGGCAGCGGGCGCCGAGGATGCCACGGGCGCGAAGACCAAGAAGACCCGGAAGGAGACCGCGAAGTGA
- a CDS encoding sigma factor-like helix-turn-helix DNA-binding protein, whose product MSERQTTLTRRRAREFEAFVAGAAGRLLHAATLLTAETPGINPHAQQLLTAALARTYADWDRLRGEDPYDRTRQELAARFARNAWRCHKAHGGVLERLTPQERLILVLRLYEGVAEAQTAALIGLPVERVRAICARAIATMRSTPPRPPRAPVKAAS is encoded by the coding sequence GTGAGCGAGCGGCAGACGACATTGACGCGTCGCCGCGCCCGGGAGTTCGAGGCGTTCGTCGCGGGCGCGGCCGGCCGGCTGCTGCATGCCGCCACGCTGCTCACGGCCGAGACGCCCGGCATCAACCCGCACGCCCAGCAGCTGCTGACGGCCGCACTGGCCCGTACGTACGCGGACTGGGACCGGCTGCGCGGCGAGGACCCGTACGACCGCACCCGCCAGGAGCTGGCCGCCCGCTTCGCCCGCAACGCCTGGCGCTGTCACAAGGCGCACGGCGGAGTACTGGAACGCCTCACTCCGCAGGAGCGCCTGATCCTGGTACTGCGGCTGTACGAAGGGGTCGCCGAGGCGCAGACGGCGGCGCTGATCGGACTGCCGGTGGAACGGGTCCGGGCGATCTGCGCCCGGGCCATCGCGACGATGCGCAGCACCCCGCCGAGGCCGCCGCGCGCTCCGGTGAAGGCGGCGTCATGA
- a CDS encoding ABC transporter permease, which yields MTTTAEAAVAAARPRGGIVQSVNDSLVVAKRNLIRMMRIPEMIIFGLIQPIMFVVLFSYVFGGSISVNGNTSPAAYREFLMAGIFAQTVTFATAGAGAGIADDMHKGLIDRFRSLPMARGAVLTGRTLADLVQTALTLVVLAVVALIVGWRTHENIGSVLAGFALLLLLGYAFSWIGALIGLSVRTPEAATSGGLIWLFPLTFISIAFVPSDNMPTFLRTIAEWNPFSATVQAARDLFGNLPPGYVAPDAWPMQHPVWASLLWSIVIIVFFRTLAVRKYRSASV from the coding sequence GTGACCACCACAGCGGAAGCCGCCGTCGCGGCTGCCCGGCCCCGCGGCGGCATCGTCCAGTCGGTCAACGACTCGCTCGTCGTCGCCAAGCGCAACCTCATCCGGATGATGCGCATCCCGGAGATGATCATCTTCGGGCTGATCCAGCCCATCATGTTCGTCGTTCTGTTCAGCTACGTCTTCGGCGGCTCGATCTCCGTCAACGGCAACACCTCGCCGGCCGCGTACCGCGAATTCCTGATGGCGGGCATCTTCGCGCAGACCGTCACCTTCGCCACTGCGGGTGCCGGAGCGGGCATCGCCGACGATATGCACAAGGGCCTCATCGACCGTTTCCGCTCGCTGCCCATGGCGCGTGGAGCGGTCCTCACCGGCCGTACGCTCGCCGACCTCGTGCAGACCGCGCTCACTCTGGTGGTGCTGGCGGTCGTCGCCCTGATCGTCGGCTGGCGCACCCACGAGAACATCGGCAGCGTGCTCGCGGGCTTCGCCCTGCTGCTCCTGCTCGGGTACGCGTTCTCATGGATCGGGGCGCTCATCGGCCTCTCGGTGAGGACCCCGGAGGCGGCCACATCGGGCGGTCTTATCTGGCTCTTCCCGCTGACCTTCATCTCGATCGCCTTCGTGCCCTCCGACAACATGCCGACGTTCCTGCGCACCATCGCCGAGTGGAACCCCTTCAGCGCCACCGTGCAGGCGGCCCGTGACCTCTTCGGCAATCTGCCGCCCGGCTACGTCGCGCCGGACGCGTGGCCCATGCAGCACCCCGTCTGGGCCTCGCTGCTGTGGTCGATCGTGATCATCGTGTTCTTCCGGACCCTGGCGGTGCGCAAGTACCGCTCGGCCTCCGTCTGA
- a CDS encoding MarR family winged helix-turn-helix transcriptional regulator, which produces MPTSQDMTTHLDPGLLDALQHQVAVFARRAEQTRLGGVGQVRNSMDRAAYLLLNRLDREGPMGVKALAAGMGIDSSTVTRQVAPLVDTGLVKRTSHPEDGRAVVLQLSPRGQARLEEVRSSRRELMAQVTDGWTETERESFCTLLTRFNTALSARQAGLPSVDTETPPAS; this is translated from the coding sequence ATGCCCACTTCTCAGGACATGACGACTCATCTCGACCCCGGCCTCCTCGATGCCCTCCAGCACCAGGTCGCCGTCTTCGCACGCCGCGCGGAACAGACGCGGCTCGGCGGGGTCGGCCAGGTCCGCAACTCCATGGACCGCGCCGCCTACCTGCTGCTCAACCGGCTCGACCGGGAAGGCCCGATGGGCGTCAAGGCGCTGGCCGCCGGGATGGGCATCGACTCCTCGACCGTCACCCGCCAGGTCGCTCCGCTCGTCGACACCGGCCTGGTCAAGCGCACCTCGCACCCGGAGGACGGCCGCGCGGTCGTGCTCCAGCTGTCCCCGCGCGGCCAGGCCAGGCTCGAAGAGGTCCGCTCGTCACGGCGCGAGCTGATGGCCCAGGTGACGGACGGCTGGACGGAGACGGAGCGCGAGTCGTTCTGCACTCTGCTCACCCGCTTCAACACCGCCCTCTCCGCCCGCCAGGCGGGTCTGCCGTCCGTGGACACGGAGACGCCGCCGGCCTCTTGA
- the ilvA gene encoding threonine ammonia-lyase: MSFSRPGTLPPVILDDVRGAQKMLSGVARITAMEGSRYLSQLVGAPVHLKCENLQRTGSFKLRGAYVRIAGLSQVERAAGVVAASAGNHAQGVALASSLLGVRSTVFMPAGAPLPKVAATRQYGAEVRLQGQVIEETLAAAQEYAHDTGAVFIHPFDHPDIIAGQGTVGLEILEQCPEVRTIVVGMGGGGLAAGIAVAVKALRPDVKLIGVQAEGAAAYPPSLAAGHPVSIESPATMADGIKVGRPGDVPFKIIGDLVDEVRTVSEDALAGALLLCLERAKLVVEPAGASPVAALMSDPHAFQGPVVALLSGGNVDPLLMQRILRHGMVAAGRYLSLRLRLTDRPGALAALLGALSVVDANVLDVSHVRTDPRLGLTEAEVELHLETKGPEHCEEVTAALREAGYTVLG; this comes from the coding sequence ATGAGCTTCAGCAGGCCTGGCACCTTGCCGCCCGTCATCCTCGACGACGTCCGCGGGGCGCAGAAGATGCTCTCCGGCGTCGCTCGTATCACCGCGATGGAGGGCAGCAGGTATCTGTCGCAGCTGGTGGGGGCGCCCGTCCACCTCAAGTGCGAGAACCTCCAGCGCACCGGTTCGTTCAAGCTGCGCGGCGCGTACGTACGTATCGCCGGGCTCTCCCAGGTGGAGCGGGCCGCGGGTGTCGTCGCCGCGTCGGCCGGCAACCACGCGCAGGGCGTGGCGCTGGCGTCCTCACTGCTCGGGGTGCGTTCCACCGTGTTCATGCCGGCCGGGGCGCCCCTCCCCAAGGTCGCGGCGACCAGGCAGTACGGCGCCGAGGTGCGGCTTCAGGGGCAGGTCATCGAAGAGACCCTGGCCGCCGCCCAGGAGTACGCGCACGATACGGGCGCGGTCTTCATCCACCCCTTCGACCACCCGGACATCATCGCCGGGCAGGGCACGGTGGGTCTGGAGATCCTGGAGCAGTGCCCGGAGGTGCGGACGATCGTCGTCGGCATGGGCGGCGGCGGGCTCGCGGCGGGTATCGCGGTCGCGGTGAAGGCACTGCGTCCCGATGTGAAGCTGATCGGTGTGCAGGCGGAGGGCGCGGCCGCGTACCCGCCCTCGCTGGCAGCCGGGCATCCGGTCTCGATCGAGTCGCCGGCGACGATGGCGGACGGCATCAAGGTGGGCCGCCCCGGCGACGTTCCGTTCAAAATCATTGGCGATCTTGTCGACGAGGTCCGTACGGTCTCCGAGGACGCGCTCGCCGGCGCGCTGCTGCTCTGCCTGGAGCGGGCCAAGCTCGTCGTCGAGCCCGCCGGGGCGAGTCCGGTGGCCGCGCTGATGAGCGATCCGCATGCCTTCCAGGGGCCGGTCGTCGCCCTGCTGTCCGGGGGCAATGTGGATCCGCTGCTGATGCAGCGCATCCTGCGGCACGGCATGGTCGCGGCGGGCCGGTACCTCTCGCTGCGGCTGCGACTGACGGACCGCCCGGGAGCGCTCGCCGCACTTCTGGGGGCGTTGTCAGTGGTCGACGCTAACGTCCTCGATGTGAGTCACGTACGGACCGATCCGCGGCTCGGACTCACGGAGGCGGAGGTGGAGTTGCACCTGGAGACGAAGGGCCCTGAGCACTGCGAAGAGGTCACGGCGGCGCTGCGCGAGGCGGGGTACACGGTCCTGGGCTGA
- a CDS encoding DUF4307 domain-containing protein gives MAAVREEPPQGRYGRSADERADRRLKLVGAVLGAGLLAMTGWFGYDYIAGQKISGEVIKFSVISDTEVQVHLEVRKDKDATGTCTLRSRSEDGGEVGRVDVAVDQRGRTRIDQVVKVRTTARATSAELVECTAR, from the coding sequence ATGGCCGCGGTGCGCGAGGAGCCCCCGCAGGGGCGCTACGGCCGCTCGGCCGACGAGCGTGCCGACCGCAGGCTCAAACTGGTGGGCGCAGTCCTGGGCGCCGGGCTGCTCGCGATGACCGGCTGGTTCGGTTACGACTACATCGCGGGCCAGAAGATCAGCGGCGAAGTGATCAAGTTCAGTGTCATCTCCGACACCGAGGTCCAGGTGCACCTGGAGGTGCGCAAGGACAAGGACGCCACCGGCACGTGCACGCTGCGCTCCCGTTCCGAGGACGGCGGCGAGGTGGGCCGGGTGGATGTCGCCGTGGACCAGCGGGGCCGTACGCGGATCGACCAGGTCGTGAAGGTGCGTACGACGGCGCGGGCGACCAGCGCCGAGCTGGTGGAGTGCACCGCCCGCTGA
- the mca gene encoding mycothiol conjugate amidase Mca: MTEQLRLMAVHAHPDDESSKGAATMAKYVSEGVDVLVVTCTGGERGSILNPKLQGDAYIEENIHEVRKKEMDEAREILGVEQEWLGFVDSGLPEGDPLPPLPEGCFALEDVDVAAGRLVKSIRTFRPQVITTYDENGGYPHPDHIMTHKISMVAFDGAADAEKFPESRFGPVWQPQKLYYNQGFNRPRTVALHEALLERDLESPYGEWLEHWKEFMRAERTLTTFIPCSDFFEIRDKALIAHATQIDPDGGWFRVPMDIQKKVWPTEEYELAKSLVDSSIPEDDLFAGIRDNA, from the coding sequence TTGACTGAGCAGCTGCGACTGATGGCCGTTCACGCCCACCCCGACGACGAGTCGAGCAAGGGCGCGGCAACGATGGCCAAGTATGTGTCCGAGGGGGTGGACGTGCTGGTCGTGACCTGCACGGGAGGCGAGCGCGGCTCCATCCTCAATCCGAAGCTCCAGGGCGACGCGTACATCGAGGAGAACATCCACGAGGTGCGCAAGAAGGAGATGGACGAGGCCCGCGAGATCCTGGGCGTCGAGCAGGAGTGGCTCGGCTTCGTCGACTCGGGCCTGCCCGAGGGCGACCCCCTGCCGCCGCTGCCCGAGGGGTGCTTCGCCCTGGAGGACGTGGACGTGGCCGCCGGCCGGCTGGTGAAGTCCATCCGCACCTTCCGCCCGCAGGTCATCACGACGTACGACGAGAACGGCGGGTATCCGCACCCCGACCACATCATGACCCACAAGATCTCGATGGTCGCCTTCGACGGAGCGGCCGACGCCGAGAAGTTCCCGGAGTCGCGGTTCGGGCCGGTCTGGCAGCCGCAGAAGCTCTACTACAACCAGGGCTTCAACCGTCCCCGTACGGTCGCGCTGCACGAGGCGCTGCTCGAGCGTGACCTCGAGTCCCCGTACGGCGAGTGGCTGGAGCACTGGAAGGAGTTCATGCGCGCGGAGCGCACGCTGACCACGTTCATCCCGTGCTCCGACTTCTTCGAGATCCGGGACAAGGCACTGATCGCGCACGCGACGCAGATCGACCCGGACGGCGGCTGGTTCCGCGTTCCGATGGACATACAGAAGAAGGTCTGGCCGACGGAGGAGTACGAGCTCGCGAAGTCTCTGGTCGACAGCTCCATCCCCGAGGACGACCTCTTCGCGGGCATCCGCGACAATGCCTGA
- the greA gene encoding transcription elongation factor GreA: MTQTSENVTWLTQEAYNQLKAELEYLSGSARTEIATKIAAAREEGDLKENGGYHAAKEEQGKQELRVRQLTQLLENAKVGEAPSVAEGVVAPGMVVTIAFDGDEDDTTTFLLASREYASAAIETYSPQSPLGSGVNGKKVGEDAEYELPNGRKAAVKILEAKPYTA, from the coding sequence GTGACCCAGACCAGCGAGAACGTCACCTGGCTCACCCAGGAGGCGTACAACCAGCTCAAGGCCGAGCTGGAGTACCTGTCTGGTTCCGCGCGTACGGAGATCGCCACCAAGATCGCCGCCGCGCGTGAGGAGGGCGACCTGAAGGAGAACGGCGGGTACCACGCGGCCAAGGAGGAGCAGGGCAAGCAGGAGCTCCGTGTGCGCCAGCTGACCCAGCTCCTGGAGAACGCGAAGGTCGGCGAGGCGCCGAGCGTCGCGGAGGGCGTGGTCGCGCCCGGCATGGTCGTGACGATCGCCTTCGACGGCGACGAGGACGACACGACGACCTTCCTGCTCGCCTCGCGCGAGTACGCGAGCGCCGCCATCGAGACGTACTCGCCGCAGTCCCCGCTGGGGTCCGGCGTGAACGGCAAGAAGGTCGGCGAGGACGCGGAGTACGAGCTTCCGAACGGCAGGAAGGCCGCCGTGAAGATCCTCGAGGCCAAGCCCTACACGGCCTGA